Genomic DNA from Klebsiella variicola:
TAACGTGATCCTCAGCGGCCACGGTGGTTCGCTGGAAGACTATAACCAGGCCATGGATACGGCGCTGAAACAGGCGATGACCCGACTGATGGTGGCGACGAGAGGGGAGACGGAAGCGATGTTTCAGCGGATCGACGGCGACTGGTGGAACAGTCACCGGCGGGTGCCGGATAAGTTTCTGGTGCTGAAGCGTAACTACGATCTGCAGGAAAATCGGCTGCCGACGCCGGTCCCTTTCGAAACCCTGCCGCCGTATCGCCTGACCATGCCGGAGCAGGTTGGGGGGTTCCGCTTACGCGACCTCGGCGAACTGCAGATCTACCCAGGGCATGATATGCAGGCGCTGCCGGTTCCCGCGCAATACTATGGCGCCGGCGCGTTCCAGGCGCTGGCGGATAGCGCACGTAAGGCGGATAAGACCCAGCTGTCACGAATTGAAAAATAGCCGTAAAGGCTCAGGGCGAGCGCCCTGAGCCAGTGAGTTAGCGGAAGTCGACCCAGCAGGCGCCGTTGTCGGCAGACCGTACGCAGTTTTCCACCCAGCGCACGCCGAACGCGCCGGCGCGAGCGTCCGGATACCAGAAGTCGGCCAGCAGCGCTTCGTCGCGACGGTCGGCGGCATCCATGGCGATGGCGAAACGGCGATAGAGATTCGACCATGCCTCAAACAGTCCCTCCGGATGGCCGCCGCCGATGCGGTCATCCTGACGCGCCAGCGGATCGAGATAGTCCATGCCGCGCTCGAGGATACGCACCGGCTCGCCCTGGATTTCATAGCGCAGCTGGTTGGGCTGTTCATCCCACCATTCGAGACTGGCTTTTTCACCGACGATACGCACCTTTTGTCCGTGCATGGAGCCGCAGTTAACGGCGGAGCTCCACAGCGAGCCAACGGCGCCGTTGTCATACTCCATCAGCACATGGGCGTTATCTTCCAGCGGCGCGCGGCTTTTGACGAAGCTTTGTCTGGCGCACATCAGCCGGGTGATGTTCAGCTGCGGAGCCATGGTTTCAACCAGAAACAGCGGATGAGTGGCCAGGTCGCCCAGAACATAGCTGGGGCCGACAAAGCGAGGATCGACCCGCCAGCGGGTACTGGCGTTTTCCAGCTCCACCGGCTGGGCGTGAAAACCGTGGGCAAACTGCATATTGACGATACGGATGTCGCCCAGCAGCCCGTCGGCGATCATCTGTCGGGCCTGCAGGATCAGCTGGTGGCCGGCATAGCCGTAGGTTACCCCGATGATCTTGTGCTGCCGCTGGCTGAGCGCCACCAGTTCGTCTGCTTCCTCGCTGCTGAAGCACAGCGGCTTTTCGCACACCACGTGCAGCCCAGCCTCCAGCGCCGCCCGGCAGATGGCATAATGGGTGTTATTTGGTGTAGCAATCGACACCGCCTGAATGCCGTCCGGACGCTCCGCTTCACCGCGGAACAGGCTCTGGTAGTCGGCGTAACAGCGGTCGGGATCCACCCCCAGCTGTTGGCCGAACTGGCGTCCGCGTTCGGCATCAATATCAAAGGCGCCGGCCAGCAGCGTAAAGGTGTTATCACGCAGCGCCGCTGAGCGGTGAATATAGCCGATCTGGCTGCTGCCGCCGCCGCCGACCATGCCCCAGCGCAGGGTGCGATCGAGAGGTTTTAAACCGTTAATCATGTTGCGTCTCCTGTCAGAATCCCACGTCGCGCAGATAGCGCAGACTTTCCGTGACCGCCTGCAGGCTGCCTGCGGCATGGCGCGGGTCGCGCTCTTGTTCAATGGTTATCCAGCCCTGATATCCTCGGCGGGCGAGAAAGTCTTTGATGGCCGGATAGTCAATGGCGCCGCTGCCGAGCGGGCACATTACCCCTTCGGCGCAGGCGGTGAAAAAGTCGATGCCCTCGGCGATGGCGCGCTGGTAAACCTGCGGATCCACATCCTTGAAGTGCAGGTAGTCGAGTCGTGCGTAATAGCGATCCAGCCAGTCGAGCGGATCCATACCGGCGTAGTAGAGATGCCCGGTATCCAGACACAATCCCGCGACGTCGTGTGGAATATCGTTCGCCAGCCGCTCGATTTCATCCGCAAATTCGATGCAGCCCCCGGCGTGGGGATGGATAACCGCCCGCACACCGTACTCCTGCCAGGCGAGGGTGCTGAGGGCGGTAATGTGCGCCATCATGCGCTGCCAGTCTTTGTCATCAAGACGTGGAGCGAGCGCGCCGCGCCCGGCAAAGCGCGCCCGTTCAGGGTTGCCGAAATCAATAATTACCAGGTAAGGCGGCTGAACAGGATGCCCTGGCGTGGGTTCGGCGGCCGGAACCTGCGACAGATTGCGGCAGATCTGATGGGTCAGCGCCACCAGGGTGGGGAAATGGGCCTCGCTGACCAGATCGTCAAAGATCGTACCGGCCACCAGCGACAACTGATGCTGCTCCAGCGCCGCGCGCAGGCTGGCCGGGTCGGTGGGCAGGTAGCCCCAGGGCCCCAGCTCAATGCTGCGATAGCCGGCCTGCGCCGCCTCCTTCAGCACGGTAGCCCAGGCGGGAAGGTCAGGGTTTTTCGGGTCATCCACGCCCCAGCTGCAGGGGGCATTGGCGATAGAGAGTGTCATGTTGGCTTCCTTTTTACACAGGGGATGCCGCTGAGTATTGAATAAATATTTCATTCTCAACAATGATGGAATGATGATTTTTTGATGGTCATCATGCTTTGAATTGATGTGATTTTTGATAGTTTTTTATCAAATTGAGGGCGGGCGCGGTCTGCCCGTTAACTGGCCCCGGCGGCGGCGGGGTCGGGAGTTTACATATTTTCTTTGGTGATGATATCGAAAGGCTGGGGGAGAGAAATCACCTCGCTCGGCGAGCGAGAAACCGCGTCCGTTATGGTGCGCAGCGTGGCGGCGGCAAACGCCTCCAGCCGGTGGTTAAGCATGATGTCGATGGTGCCATCGATCAGCGCCAGTTCACTGTCGTTTAGCGGACCGTGGCAGACCAGAGTGATCGCCTGCTGACGGCCGCTGTCGCGCAGCGCCTCGACAATGCCTTCGACGCCGCCGCAGGGGGCATAGATCGCCTGCAGGGCCGGGTACTGACTCAGCATCTGCTCCGTCACGCTCCTGGCGATATCCGCCCGTTCATGGCTGCGAACCGGCTCCAGGATCTGCTGCCCCATGCCTTGTTCACGCAGGCAGGAGCGGAAGCTGATCTCACAGCTTTCCTGACAGGTAAAACGATTGTCGCCAATGATAATGCCAATTTCACCATCCCCGCGGCATAAGCGCTCGATAAACCAGGCGGCGGTGCGCCCGGCTTTTTGATTATCGAGGCCGATATATCCGCTGCGCTGAGGGACCGACAGATCCGAAAGCAGGGTGAACACGCGAACGCCGCGGGCGGCGGCCCGGGCGACTGCGTGGCGAATCAGCGGATGGTCCAGCGCCACCAGGCCTAACACGTCCACCTCATCACTTAGCCGGTGAATGGCCTGAGCCATCGCTTCCACCGCATCGATGGCAAAATGCAGTATCACCGGCACCTGGCCCGCCGGTAGCCATGGGGCTGCCTCTCGCGTCAGCGCCTGGGCCAGCGGCAGGTAGAAGGAGTGGGTCTCCTGCAGCAGAATAAACCCCATTCTGACCGTGAACGGCGCTTTACCCGCCGCCAGACGATAGTGGGGTTGCTCGAGGGTAAACCCCAGTCGTCGTGCCGCCTCCAGTACGCTCAATGCCGTGGACTCCTTCACCGCCGCACGCTTGTTGAGCACCCGGTCGACGGTGGCAATACCGACGTTGGCTTCACGTGCGATATCGGAAAGTGTGATTTTAGTAGCGGATTTTTTCACTGTGATGGCCGTTTGTGATGAGAGTTATGATAGAAACTATCACGATTAGTCTGGGCATAAAAGCCGCAATGTGGGCATCCTGGACAAAGCCAATACGCAGCCAACGGGCGAGAAGACCGATAGACACACTCTGTGATCAAAAGCGACTACCAGTTCTGGTATTGCTGCTATGCTGTTGAAATAGAATTAATAAAAATGACATTATCGCATCCAGACGGTTAAACCACGCGCAAAGTCGCCTCGGGTGGGCGTCGCTGCGTGCAGAACCGACTATACTTGCCGCGCACGCGCGTCATTAAGGCTATTCGGTTTTTTTGTTATCACTTTATACCAGCGTCAGGGACGCATATCGTTATGTGTCGCTTCTGCGCCGGGAATTGGTCGGTTTGGGGCCTGTATGTTATTAAAAGAACTGGCTGTTTTTGATGTATTAAGCACCCCGATATGGGTAGTCCATCCTTTTACTGAAAGTGTGGTCTATGCCAATCCGGCTTCCCGGACATTGAGCGGCGATATGTCGCTGAAGGAGATGCGTAACGGTATCTATTCGACCTGTCCTGAAACGCAGTTACAACATTATCTTCGCTATCTCGATACGATGACCGAGATATTTGAAGTCTGGACGTTACAGACGGGCAAGGGCCTGCAGTCGGTATATTGTAAAACCACCCTGGTCGACACCGACGACAGCGGTACCTTATTGCTGTTTGAAGCCGTGAAGCTGCTGGCGCAAAATCAAT
This window encodes:
- a CDS encoding Gfo/Idh/MocA family protein translates to MINGLKPLDRTLRWGMVGGGGSSQIGYIHRSAALRDNTFTLLAGAFDIDAERGRQFGQQLGVDPDRCYADYQSLFRGEAERPDGIQAVSIATPNNTHYAICRAALEAGLHVVCEKPLCFSSEEADELVALSQRQHKIIGVTYGYAGHQLILQARQMIADGLLGDIRIVNMQFAHGFHAQPVELENASTRWRVDPRFVGPSYVLGDLATHPLFLVETMAPQLNITRLMCARQSFVKSRAPLEDNAHVLMEYDNGAVGSLWSSAVNCGSMHGQKVRIVGEKASLEWWDEQPNQLRYEIQGEPVRILERGMDYLDPLARQDDRIGGGHPEGLFEAWSNLYRRFAIAMDAADRRDEALLADFWYPDARAGAFGVRWVENCVRSADNGACWVDFR
- a CDS encoding LacI family DNA-binding transcriptional regulator, translating into MKKSATKITLSDIAREANVGIATVDRVLNKRAAVKESTALSVLEAARRLGFTLEQPHYRLAAGKAPFTVRMGFILLQETHSFYLPLAQALTREAAPWLPAGQVPVILHFAIDAVEAMAQAIHRLSDEVDVLGLVALDHPLIRHAVARAAARGVRVFTLLSDLSVPQRSGYIGLDNQKAGRTAAWFIERLCRGDGEIGIIIGDNRFTCQESCEISFRSCLREQGMGQQILEPVRSHERADIARSVTEQMLSQYPALQAIYAPCGGVEGIVEALRDSGRQQAITLVCHGPLNDSELALIDGTIDIMLNHRLEAFAAATLRTITDAVSRSPSEVISLPQPFDIITKENM
- a CDS encoding TIM barrel protein, translating into MTLSIANAPCSWGVDDPKNPDLPAWATVLKEAAQAGYRSIELGPWGYLPTDPASLRAALEQHQLSLVAGTIFDDLVSEAHFPTLVALTHQICRNLSQVPAAEPTPGHPVQPPYLVIIDFGNPERARFAGRGALAPRLDDKDWQRMMAHITALSTLAWQEYGVRAVIHPHAGGCIEFADEIERLANDIPHDVAGLCLDTGHLYYAGMDPLDWLDRYYARLDYLHFKDVDPQVYQRAIAEGIDFFTACAEGVMCPLGSGAIDYPAIKDFLARRGYQGWITIEQERDPRHAAGSLQAVTESLRYLRDVGF